A genomic stretch from Enterobacter dykesii includes:
- a CDS encoding arylesterase: MKKLTIFVLAGAVLAFAVNLLIDAGLFYRVQESGGEQCQKITGIEGAEDIAPLSDGGAIASSLNRHGSAPGALYYLNGSDRPRRLAGDYPDAFFPHGIDVWQQEGETWIYVVNHRPQEDSIDVFRFNRAQMRLEYQPALSRAVGNNINDISVIDKTRWLLTRDHRWKGFAGRLEDYLRLPLSSVLLADGAGLHTLIDGLHFANGIYYNRPQGRLYVAETTRGAVSSWAWQPNEAAPVLLGRVSGLHGVDNILPDGQGMLVAAHPQLLKLAAYQKDAQTRSPSMVWRLTTGPQGESAQASMLYQSHGEALAAISVAAPVGGKMMMGSVFDDGLLLCGEQ; the protein is encoded by the coding sequence ATGAAAAAGCTGACGATTTTCGTCCTCGCGGGCGCCGTGCTGGCGTTCGCCGTTAATCTGCTGATCGATGCCGGACTGTTTTACCGGGTGCAGGAGAGCGGCGGGGAACAGTGCCAAAAAATAACGGGCATTGAGGGCGCGGAGGATATCGCTCCCTTATCTGACGGTGGGGCGATAGCCAGTAGCCTCAACCGACACGGCAGCGCGCCCGGGGCGCTGTATTACCTCAACGGCAGCGACCGGCCGCGGCGATTGGCTGGCGACTATCCGGATGCCTTCTTCCCGCACGGCATCGATGTCTGGCAGCAGGAGGGCGAGACGTGGATCTACGTGGTGAACCACCGCCCGCAGGAGGACAGCATTGATGTGTTTCGCTTTAATCGCGCGCAGATGCGTCTTGAGTATCAGCCCGCCCTGTCGCGCGCTGTCGGCAACAACATCAATGATATCAGCGTCATTGATAAAACCCGCTGGCTGCTGACGCGGGACCACCGCTGGAAGGGCTTCGCGGGACGCCTGGAGGACTATCTGCGGCTGCCGCTGTCCAGCGTCCTGCTGGCAGACGGGGCGGGGCTGCATACCCTGATCGATGGCCTGCATTTTGCGAACGGCATTTACTACAACCGACCGCAGGGGCGTCTGTACGTGGCGGAAACCACCCGCGGCGCGGTGAGCAGCTGGGCGTGGCAACCGAACGAGGCTGCGCCCGTCCTGCTGGGGCGCGTCAGCGGTCTGCATGGCGTCGACAATATTCTGCCGGACGGGCAGGGAATGCTGGTGGCGGCGCACCCGCAGCTTCTGAAGCTGGCCGCCTATCAGAAAGATGCCCAGACGCGTTCACCGTCCATGGTGTGGCGGCTGACAACCGGCCCACAGGGAGAGAGCGCTCAGGCCAGTATGCTCTATCAGAGCCACGGCGAGGCGCTGGCGGCAATCAGCGTCGCCGCGCCGGTGGGTGGAAAGATGATGATGGGCAGCGTCTTTGACGACGGGCTGCTGCTGTGCGGGGAACAATAA
- a CDS encoding 2Fe-2S iron-sulfur cluster binding domain-containing protein yields MLKRWFSRRGHFHGTLEGREFPLTSGHTLLESALNAGVSLPYNCQVGSCKSCLCRVTNGKVRSLVDLSYLLSQEEIAAGHVLACQCLPESDLTLAAVSTSWTPARITQAVALSSTVWRVTLLAEQALPFQPGQYVQVGLEKDKDIRSFSVSWPSRGREIVLDITRREEGRLSPLLCDEQGAGRKVWLSDCRGQFGQKDDGNGPLLAIASGSGLGATLGLVRAALARHPHREVMLIHAVRRRQDKFDLQELQRLRQHYPGFHFLHALSREREVQERELAGRVTCWLDDWRALYPRRTAVAEWRVVICGNPALAQACRQRLLAGGVMSHLLEMDCFSPPVGAQNSHNNKEPVC; encoded by the coding sequence ATGCTGAAGAGATGGTTTTCCCGACGCGGTCATTTTCACGGGACGCTTGAGGGACGGGAATTCCCCCTGACGTCCGGCCATACGCTCCTCGAAAGCGCGCTCAACGCCGGCGTTTCCCTGCCGTATAACTGCCAGGTCGGCTCGTGTAAATCCTGTCTTTGCCGGGTGACGAACGGCAAGGTGCGTTCGCTCGTCGACCTGAGCTATTTGCTCAGCCAGGAGGAGATTGCCGCCGGCCACGTGCTGGCATGCCAGTGCCTGCCGGAATCGGATTTAACGCTGGCCGCGGTCTCGACGTCCTGGACGCCAGCGCGAATTACGCAGGCTGTCGCGCTCTCATCAACGGTATGGCGCGTGACGCTGCTGGCGGAGCAGGCGTTGCCCTTTCAGCCAGGACAATACGTTCAAGTCGGTCTCGAAAAGGATAAGGATATCCGGAGCTTCTCCGTCAGCTGGCCGAGCCGGGGGCGAGAGATTGTTCTGGATATCACGCGCCGGGAAGAGGGGCGGCTATCCCCGCTGCTGTGTGATGAACAGGGCGCTGGCCGGAAGGTGTGGCTCTCAGACTGCCGGGGGCAGTTCGGCCAGAAGGATGACGGTAACGGTCCGCTGCTGGCCATCGCCAGCGGATCGGGGCTGGGAGCGACGCTGGGTCTGGTCCGCGCCGCGCTGGCGCGTCATCCCCACCGCGAGGTCATGCTGATCCACGCGGTTCGCAGACGGCAGGACAAATTTGACCTGCAAGAACTGCAGCGTCTGCGTCAGCACTACCCCGGTTTCCACTTTCTGCATGCGTTATCCCGGGAGCGTGAGGTTCAGGAGCGAGAGCTGGCTGGCCGTGTGACCTGCTGGCTTGACGACTGGCGCGCCCTCTATCCCCGCCGGACGGCGGTAGCCGAATGGCGCGTCGTGATTTGCGGTAATCCAGCGCTGGCGCAGGCGTGCCGGCAAAGGCTGCTCGCCGGAGGGGTAATGAGCCACTTGCTTGAAATGGACTGCTTCTCGCCGCCGGTCGGTGCACAAAACAGTCATAACAATAAGGAGCCCGTATGTTGA
- a CDS encoding alkane 1-monooxygenase, with amino-acid sequence MLSYLRFALVPCVFLPLTALTTLLGGVWIVVSILCVTLSYVLFDNATTHDTADRHYRLPALLEIIPYLQLPAALLALFTLVWQAAPGDLLGFGAWLSALTGHNIMALHNLTLPELLLAAASTGYTMSTNTVVAHELIHKTHSLMAMMVGRWLLALVGDAQFSISHVYSHHPNVATPADGATARRGENVYRFFIRSSLSQYVESWQVEAQRLSLQNRRGAMLVNRVISGVLMSLLIVAACFTAAGIRGALACLVTMLVSKFLFETVNYIQHYGLVRLPGTRVEPRHSWDCNNRASSAGLLNLTRHSDHHTHPRREYWNLQAHSYAVGIEKGYVAHIFYALIPPLWFKRMEAKLAYWDEHVASDAERALIRQSESSAVNSTVPCVSGESHE; translated from the coding sequence ATGTTGAGTTATCTGAGATTTGCCCTTGTCCCCTGCGTTTTTTTACCGCTCACCGCGCTAACCACTCTGCTCGGCGGCGTGTGGATCGTCGTCTCCATACTCTGCGTGACGCTGAGCTATGTTCTCTTCGATAACGCAACCACGCACGACACCGCCGATCGCCACTACCGGCTTCCGGCGCTGCTGGAAATCATCCCGTATTTACAGCTCCCGGCCGCGCTGCTGGCGTTGTTCACTCTTGTCTGGCAGGCCGCTCCCGGCGATCTGCTCGGGTTTGGCGCATGGCTTTCCGCCCTCACGGGTCACAACATTATGGCGCTGCATAACCTTACCCTACCTGAGCTGCTGCTTGCGGCGGCCTCCACCGGCTATACCATGAGCACCAATACCGTGGTGGCTCATGAGCTTATCCACAAAACCCACAGTCTGATGGCGATGATGGTCGGGCGCTGGCTTCTGGCGCTGGTCGGCGATGCGCAGTTTTCGATTTCGCACGTCTATTCGCATCATCCTAACGTGGCGACCCCGGCGGACGGGGCGACGGCGCGTCGTGGGGAAAATGTGTATCGCTTCTTTATCCGTTCCTCTCTGTCGCAGTATGTTGAATCCTGGCAGGTTGAAGCACAGCGGCTGTCGCTTCAGAACCGGCGCGGCGCCATGCTGGTGAACCGGGTGATAAGTGGGGTGCTGATGAGCCTGCTGATCGTGGCGGCCTGCTTTACGGCGGCGGGCATCAGGGGCGCGCTGGCGTGCCTGGTGACCATGCTGGTGTCTAAATTCCTGTTTGAAACGGTGAATTACATCCAGCACTACGGTCTGGTCCGCCTTCCCGGCACGCGCGTGGAGCCGCGACACAGCTGGGATTGCAATAACCGGGCCTCGTCGGCCGGTCTGTTGAACCTGACGCGCCACTCCGATCATCACACCCATCCCCGCCGTGAATACTGGAATTTGCAGGCGCACAGCTATGCGGTGGGAATAGAGAAAGGGTATGTCGCCCATATTTTTTACGCGCTGATACCGCCACTGTGGTTTAAACGAATGGAAGCAAAACTCGCGTACTGGGACGAACACGTTGCCAGCGACGCAGAGCGTGCCCTGATCCGTCAGTCTGAATCATCCGCGGTTAATTCCACTGTTCCCTGTGTTTCTGGAGAATCCCATGAGTGA
- a CDS encoding alpha/beta fold hydrolase — MSEQFDRLIEQAYQQYRGPAYLRSPMVSCVKAGIRLMDWVVPGATADWLGNRFFTPRRVPTRASDKEMTALASRIESLPLSNGKHAVVYRWGSTGPSVLLAHGWESRASHFGRLIKALVEKGFQVIGFDAPAHGNAAGCQSSIVEFIEIIEQLAQQDGGFDAIVAHSFGGLSVINAVKAGLRTRALVIVGAPTHFSGLVTKYAAILNLPGRQQQRLRRYIEGYFGIGEAVWQRFNAYEGLQQVDQPALVIHDSSDDIVLRVEAECLVNAWPGARLAETHGQGHNPLRRPGEGIDMVMTYLAPLLTSGNERDNPVA; from the coding sequence ATGAGTGAGCAATTTGATCGACTGATCGAGCAAGCCTACCAGCAGTATCGTGGACCCGCCTACCTGCGCTCGCCGATGGTTTCATGCGTGAAGGCCGGGATTCGCCTGATGGATTGGGTTGTGCCGGGGGCGACCGCCGACTGGCTGGGCAATCGGTTTTTTACGCCGCGTCGGGTGCCGACGCGTGCAAGCGATAAAGAGATGACGGCGCTGGCGAGCCGCATTGAATCCCTCCCTCTGAGCAATGGTAAACATGCGGTGGTGTACCGCTGGGGCAGCACGGGACCTTCCGTGCTATTAGCCCACGGCTGGGAGTCCAGGGCTTCCCACTTTGGCAGGCTTATCAAAGCGCTGGTCGAAAAAGGCTTTCAGGTCATCGGGTTTGACGCCCCTGCACATGGTAACGCGGCAGGTTGTCAGAGCAGCATCGTCGAGTTCATTGAAATCATTGAACAACTCGCGCAGCAGGATGGCGGTTTTGACGCGATTGTGGCGCACTCGTTTGGCGGGTTATCCGTCATCAATGCGGTAAAGGCGGGATTGCGGACCCGCGCGCTGGTTATCGTAGGTGCGCCGACGCACTTTAGCGGGCTGGTCACGAAATATGCCGCGATCCTGAACCTCCCGGGACGCCAGCAGCAGAGGCTGCGCCGGTATATTGAAGGGTATTTTGGTATTGGTGAGGCGGTCTGGCAGCGCTTTAACGCTTACGAGGGGCTGCAGCAGGTCGATCAGCCCGCCCTTGTTATTCACGACAGCAGTGATGACATCGTATTGCGGGTCGAAGCAGAATGCCTGGTCAACGCCTGGCCTGGCGCGAGGCTGGCAGAGACCCACGGCCAGGGGCATAATCCGCTGCGCCGTCCGGGGGAGGGCATCGACATGGTGATGACGTATCTTGCTCCCTTGCTGACGTCAGGCAATGAGCGTGATAACCCGGTTGCCTGA
- a CDS encoding 4'-phosphopantetheinyl transferase family protein, with protein sequence MFTAINTDSAPPFIHSVEMGSVDPFPALRYCLVSFTARDYHDGLFDKWGIPFPGPLNSAVVKRRAEYLAARYAAQRVLRSFGCDATPGSAPDRSPVWPSGWRGSLSHSHEWALAVVAPEASGLTPGVDIEFLAPEMIQRTAHLFTTPQERECLAASRIDEASALLMTFSAKESLYKALYPDVGRALDFEAASVCHIAPEQQGIALELNRTLSPQRVKGSRIQGYYQLSGNRVITLIA encoded by the coding sequence ATGTTTACTGCGATAAACACGGATTCAGCTCCCCCTTTTATTCACTCCGTTGAGATGGGCAGCGTCGACCCTTTCCCCGCCCTGCGCTACTGCCTGGTCTCATTCACCGCGCGTGATTACCATGACGGGCTCTTTGATAAATGGGGCATCCCCTTTCCCGGCCCGCTCAACAGCGCCGTGGTTAAACGCAGGGCGGAATATCTTGCGGCACGCTATGCCGCGCAACGGGTGCTCAGATCCTTCGGCTGTGACGCTACGCCGGGCAGCGCGCCGGACCGTTCTCCGGTGTGGCCTTCCGGCTGGCGGGGCAGCCTGTCACATTCTCATGAATGGGCGCTGGCGGTTGTTGCGCCAGAGGCGTCGGGCCTGACGCCGGGCGTCGACATTGAATTTCTTGCACCCGAGATGATCCAGCGGACAGCGCACCTGTTTACCACACCGCAGGAGCGGGAGTGCCTTGCCGCCAGCCGGATCGACGAGGCCAGCGCGCTATTAATGACCTTTTCCGCGAAAGAGAGTCTCTATAAAGCGCTCTATCCTGACGTTGGCCGCGCCCTCGATTTTGAGGCGGCCAGCGTGTGCCACATTGCGCCTGAACAGCAGGGGATCGCCCTGGAGCTGAACCGGACGCTTTCCCCCCAACGCGTAAAGGGCAGCCGGATCCAGGGCTATTATCAGCTATCAGGCAACCGGGTTATCACGCTCATTGCCTGA
- a CDS encoding SDR family oxidoreductase gives MIAITGATGQLGHLVIEQLLKTVQASQIVAIVRNPAKAQALSQQGIVVRQADYTDEAAFTTALSGVDKLLLISSSEVGQRATQHQNVINAAKTAGVKFIAYTSLLHADNSPLGLHVEHVATEKALAASGIPYALLRNGWYTENYLASAPPALEHGVFIGAAGEGKIASATRADYAAAAAKVIVEEGHAGKVYELAGDHGWTLSELAAELSKQSGKPVTYQNLSEADFAAALKSVGLPAGLADMLADSDVGASKGGLFDDSHTLSKLIGRATTPLAQSIKAIL, from the coding sequence ATGATCGCGATTACCGGCGCTACCGGCCAGCTTGGCCATCTCGTTATCGAACAATTGCTGAAAACCGTACAGGCCAGCCAGATTGTGGCCATCGTACGTAACCCGGCGAAAGCGCAGGCCTTAAGCCAGCAGGGAATTGTGGTTCGTCAGGCGGACTACACGGATGAAGCCGCATTCACCACCGCGCTGAGCGGCGTGGATAAGCTGCTGCTGATCTCTTCCAGCGAAGTCGGCCAGCGCGCGACCCAGCACCAGAACGTGATTAACGCCGCCAAAACGGCAGGCGTGAAATTTATCGCCTACACCAGCCTGCTGCATGCGGACAACTCCCCGCTGGGTCTGCACGTTGAACACGTTGCCACTGAAAAAGCGCTGGCGGCGTCCGGCATTCCTTATGCCTTGCTGCGCAATGGCTGGTATACCGAAAATTACCTGGCGAGCGCGCCGCCTGCGCTGGAACACGGTGTGTTTATTGGTGCGGCAGGCGAAGGCAAAATTGCCTCTGCCACCCGTGCAGACTATGCCGCGGCGGCAGCCAAAGTGATTGTTGAAGAGGGCCACGCGGGCAAAGTCTATGAACTGGCGGGCGACCACGGCTGGACGCTGAGCGAACTGGCGGCTGAACTCAGCAAACAGAGCGGGAAGCCGGTAACCTATCAGAATCTCAGTGAAGCGGATTTTGCCGCCGCGCTGAAAAGCGTCGGCCTGCCTGCCGGGCTGGCAGATATGCTGGCGGACTCCGATGTGGGCGCGTCCAAAGGGGGACTCTTTGACGATAGCCACACGCTGAGCAAACTGATCGGGCGCGCAACGACGCCGCTGGCGCAGAGCATTAAAGCCATTCTGTAA
- a CDS encoding winged helix-turn-helix transcriptional regulator, producing MKTTIPTLSELMRDGNLFAEQCPSREVLKHVTSRWGVLILLALRHGTHRFSDLRRKMGGVSEKMLSQSLQALEQDGFVDRVSYPVVPPHVEYSLTPMGIEVSEKVAALADWIEVNTPKVMANRDDRAA from the coding sequence ATGAAAACAACGATACCGACGCTCAGCGAACTCATGCGCGATGGCAATCTTTTCGCGGAACAGTGCCCTTCTCGCGAGGTGCTCAAACACGTGACCAGCCGCTGGGGCGTTCTCATTCTGCTGGCTCTGCGCCATGGAACGCATCGCTTTAGCGATCTGCGCCGTAAAATGGGCGGGGTGAGCGAAAAGATGCTGTCCCAGTCGCTCCAGGCGCTGGAGCAGGACGGGTTTGTCGATCGCGTGTCGTATCCGGTGGTGCCGCCGCACGTAGAGTATAGCCTGACGCCGATGGGGATTGAGGTCAGCGAGAAAGTCGCCGCGCTGGCGGACTGGATTGAGGTGAATACGCCGAAGGTGATGGCGAATCGGGACGATCGCGCGGCGTAA
- a CDS encoding bifunctional 2',3'-cyclic-nucleotide 2'-phosphodiesterase/3'-nucleotidase, producing the protein MIKFSATLLATLIAASVQAATVDLRILETTDLHSNMMDFDYYKDSPTEKFGLVRTASLIDAARGEVKNSVLVDNGDLIQGSPLGDYMATRGLKKGEIHPVYKAMNTLDYTVGNLGNHEFNYGLTYLHDALAGAKFPYVNANIIDVKTQKPLFTPYLIKETNVVDQDGKKQTLKIGYIGFVPPQIMTWDKANLDGKVTVNDITETARKYVPEMREKGADLVVVVAHSGLSADPYQAMAENSVYYLSEVPGVDAILFGHAHAVFPGKDFASIKGADIEKGTLNGVPSVMPGMWGDHLGVVDLVLNNDGGSWKVTQSKAEARPIYDAAAKKSLAAEDKKLVDVLKHDHDATREFVSKPIGKSADNMYSFLALVQDDPTVQVVNMAQKAYAEHFVQGDPDLAKLPVLSAAAPFKVGGRKNDPASYVEVEKGQLTFRNAADLYLYPNTLVVVKATGQEVKEWLECSAGQFNQIDPHSSKPQSLINWDGFRTYNFDVIDGVNYQIDVTQPAKYDGECQAINPQAERIKNLTFNGKAIDPSATFLVVTNNYRAYGGKFAGTGDSHIAFASPDENRSVLAAWISAESKKAGEIHPAVDNNWRLAPIHSDTKLDIRIETSPSDKAAAFIKDKAQYPMKQVATDDIGFAIYQVDLSK; encoded by the coding sequence ATGATTAAGTTTAGTGCAACGCTTCTGGCGACGCTGATTGCAGCGAGCGTGCAGGCGGCGACGGTAGATCTGCGTATTCTGGAAACGACCGATCTGCACAGCAACATGATGGACTTCGATTACTACAAAGATAGCCCGACGGAAAAATTCGGTCTGGTACGCACGGCAAGCCTGATCGATGCGGCGCGTGGCGAAGTGAAAAACAGCGTGCTGGTCGACAATGGCGATCTCATTCAGGGCAGCCCTCTTGGGGACTACATGGCGACCCGGGGGCTGAAAAAAGGCGAGATCCATCCTGTTTATAAAGCGATGAACACCCTGGACTATACCGTCGGCAACCTCGGCAACCACGAATTCAACTACGGTCTGACATACCTGCACGATGCCCTCGCCGGTGCGAAATTCCCGTACGTTAACGCTAATATCATCGACGTTAAAACGCAAAAGCCGCTCTTCACCCCTTACCTGATTAAAGAGACAAACGTCGTCGACCAGGACGGTAAAAAACAGACGCTGAAAATCGGCTATATCGGCTTTGTGCCGCCGCAGATCATGACGTGGGATAAGGCCAACCTCGACGGTAAAGTGACCGTTAACGACATCACCGAAACCGCGCGCAAATACGTGCCGGAAATGCGCGAAAAAGGTGCCGATCTGGTGGTCGTTGTCGCCCACTCGGGCCTCTCCGCCGATCCGTATCAGGCCATGGCAGAAAACTCCGTTTACTATCTGAGTGAAGTTCCGGGCGTCGACGCGATCCTGTTCGGCCACGCCCACGCGGTCTTCCCGGGCAAAGATTTCGCCAGCATAAAAGGCGCGGACATTGAGAAAGGGACGCTCAACGGCGTGCCGTCGGTGATGCCGGGCATGTGGGGTGACCATCTTGGCGTGGTGGATCTGGTGCTGAATAACGACGGCGGCAGCTGGAAGGTGACGCAGTCAAAAGCCGAAGCGCGCCCGATTTACGACGCTGCGGCTAAAAAATCTCTGGCGGCGGAAGATAAAAAACTGGTCGACGTGCTGAAGCACGATCACGACGCCACGCGCGAATTCGTCAGCAAGCCGATCGGCAAATCCGCCGACAACATGTACAGCTTCCTGGCGCTGGTGCAGGATGACCCGACCGTTCAGGTCGTCAACATGGCGCAGAAAGCCTATGCCGAACACTTTGTGCAGGGCGATCCGGATCTGGCAAAACTGCCGGTCCTGTCAGCGGCTGCGCCATTCAAGGTGGGCGGGCGTAAGAATGACCCGGCAAGCTATGTTGAAGTCGAAAAGGGCCAGCTGACCTTCCGTAACGCCGCCGATCTCTACCTCTACCCGAACACGCTGGTGGTGGTAAAAGCGACGGGCCAGGAGGTGAAAGAGTGGCTGGAGTGCTCTGCCGGACAGTTTAACCAGATTGACCCGCACAGCAGTAAGCCGCAGTCGCTGATTAACTGGGACGGCTTCCGTACCTATAACTTCGACGTGATCGACGGCGTGAACTACCAGATTGACGTCACCCAGCCGGCGAAATATGACGGCGAGTGTCAGGCGATCAACCCGCAGGCGGAGCGCATCAAAAACCTGACCTTCAACGGCAAGGCGATCGACCCGAGTGCCACCTTCCTGGTCGTAACCAATAACTACCGCGCCTACGGCGGTAAGTTTGCTGGTACGGGGGATAGCCACATCGCCTTTGCCTCGCCGGACGAGAACCGTTCGGTGCTGGCGGCGTGGATCAGCGCGGAGTCGAAGAAGGCGGGCGAAATTCACCCGGCGGTGGACAACAACTGGCGTCTCGCGCCGATCCACAGCGATACGAAACTGGATATCCGCATTGAAACGTCGCCGTCCGATAAGGCTGCCGCGTTTATCAAGGATAAAGCCCAGTATCCGATGAAGCAGGTCGCGACGGATGATATCGGATTCGCGATTTATCAGGTGGATTTGAGTAAGTAA
- the cysQ gene encoding 3'(2'),5'-bisphosphate nucleotidase CysQ codes for MLDKICQLARDAGDAIMQVYDGSKPMEVVSKADDSPVTAADIAAHKVILTGLQALTPDIPVLSEEAPQSWDERQHWQRYWLVDPLDGTKEFIKRNGEFTVNIALIEKGKAVLGVVYAPVMKVMYSAAEGKAWKEECGVRKQIQVRDARPPLVVISRSHSDSELQEYLQQLGEHQTTSIGSSLKFCLVAEGHAQLYPRFGPTNVWDTAAGHAVAAAAGAHVHDWQGKPLDYTPRESFLNPGFRVSIY; via the coding sequence ATGCTAGATAAAATTTGTCAGCTCGCACGGGATGCGGGAGATGCCATCATGCAGGTATATGACGGCAGTAAACCTATGGAGGTGGTCAGCAAGGCCGACGACTCTCCGGTCACGGCGGCGGATATCGCGGCGCATAAGGTGATCCTGACAGGGTTACAGGCCTTAACGCCGGATATCCCCGTTCTGTCAGAAGAAGCGCCGCAAAGCTGGGACGAGCGCCAGCACTGGCAGCGCTACTGGCTGGTCGATCCGCTGGACGGGACAAAAGAGTTCATCAAGCGCAACGGTGAATTCACCGTCAATATCGCCCTGATTGAGAAGGGCAAAGCGGTGCTGGGCGTGGTCTACGCGCCGGTAATGAAGGTGATGTACAGCGCCGCAGAAGGGAAGGCGTGGAAGGAAGAGTGCGGCGTGCGCAAGCAGATTCAGGTGCGCGATGCGCGTCCACCGCTGGTGGTGATTAGCCGCTCGCACAGCGACAGCGAGCTGCAGGAGTATCTGCAGCAGCTGGGTGAACACCAGACCACCTCGATTGGCTCATCGCTAAAATTCTGCCTGGTGGCGGAAGGCCACGCGCAGCTCTACCCTCGCTTTGGGCCAACCAACGTCTGGGATACCGCGGCAGGTCATGCCGTTGCCGCGGCCGCCGGGGCGCATGTTCATGACTGGCAGGGCAAGCCGCTGGACTATACCCCGCGCGAATCCTTCCTCAACCCCGGCTTCCGCGTCTCTATTTACTGA
- a CDS encoding YtfJ family protein, translating to MTLRNILAAACLLLPLWACAHNIEKGQRVPPVGIADRGELILDNDKFSYKPWNSAQLAGKVRVVQHIAGRTSAKEKNASLVEAIKAAKFPHDRYQTTTIVNTDDAIPGSGMFVRSSLESNKKLYPWSQFIVDSNGVTRKAWQLEEESSAIIVLDKEGRVQWAKDGALTQEEVQQVVDLLHKLLAQ from the coding sequence ATGACCCTACGTAATATCCTTGCAGCAGCCTGCCTGCTGCTGCCCCTGTGGGCTTGTGCTCACAACATTGAAAAAGGACAACGTGTACCGCCAGTCGGCATTGCTGACCGGGGAGAATTGATTCTCGACAATGATAAGTTTAGCTACAAACCCTGGAATAGCGCGCAGCTCGCGGGCAAAGTGAGAGTTGTACAACATATTGCCGGTCGTACATCCGCAAAAGAGAAAAATGCCAGCCTGGTGGAAGCGATCAAGGCCGCAAAATTCCCGCACGACCGCTACCAGACGACTACGATCGTGAATACCGATGACGCCATTCCGGGTTCCGGAATGTTTGTGCGCTCCAGTCTTGAGAGCAATAAAAAGCTCTACCCGTGGTCGCAGTTTATCGTCGACAGCAACGGCGTAACCCGTAAGGCCTGGCAGCTGGAGGAAGAGAGCTCCGCGATTATCGTGCTGGATAAAGAGGGTCGCGTTCAGTGGGCGAAAGACGGCGCGTTAACCCAGGAAGAGGTGCAGCAGGTTGTCGACCTGCTGCATAAGCTGCTGGCTCAGTAA
- a CDS encoding DUF1107 domain-containing protein: MKIFQRYNPLQVAKYVKILFRGRLYIKDVGAFEFDKGKILVPKVKDKQHLSVMSEVNRQVMRLQTEMA; the protein is encoded by the coding sequence ATGAAAATTTTCCAACGCTACAACCCGCTTCAGGTGGCGAAGTACGTGAAGATCCTGTTCCGTGGACGGTTGTATATCAAGGATGTTGGCGCTTTTGAGTTTGATAAGGGCAAGATCCTTGTCCCAAAAGTGAAGGACAAACAGCACCTGTCTGTTATGTCCGAAGTCAACCGTCAGGTTATGCGTCTGCAGACTGAGATGGCTTAA